The Halodesulfovibrio sp. genome contains a region encoding:
- a CDS encoding MarR family transcriptional regulator, translating to MEAKVLEAMKNAGKPVRPGEVAEVLGVDSKEVSKAIKKLKEAGEIHSPKRCYYAPTE from the coding sequence ATGGAAGCTAAAGTTCTTGAAGCAATGAAAAATGCAGGCAAACCAGTCCGCCCAGGTGAAGTAGCAGAAGTATTAGGTGTTGATAGCAAAGAAGTATCTAAAGCTATCAAAAAGCTTAAAGAAGCAGGCGAGATTCATTCTCCAAAACGCTGTTACTACGCGCCTACAGAATAA
- the purT gene encoding formate-dependent phosphoribosylglycinamide formyltransferase, translating into MAFLGTPLTHSATKILLLGSGELGKEVAIEAMRLGAEVIAVDRYENAPAMQIAHRSYTINMLDGDALRDVVNKEQPDLIVPEIEAIATDTLLELEKEGVTVVPTAKATWLTMNREGIRRLAAEELSVPTSPYRFADTEEEYCAAVEAVGMPCVVKPVMSSSGKGQSTVKTEADIASAWRYSQEGGRTGGGRVIVEGFVEFDYEITLLTARHVGGTSFCEPIGHYQEDGDYRMSWQPQPMSAIALERARDIARTVTDALGGFGIFGVELFIKGDDVIFSEVSPRPHDTGLVTVISQNLSEFALHARAILGLPIPEIVQRGAAASSVVLAEGNGIGATFSGLDAALSEPETQLLLFGKAEVQGRRRLGVALALDDDIEKAKEKAQRASSAVTISFE; encoded by the coding sequence ATGGCATTTCTTGGAACCCCTTTAACGCATTCTGCAACAAAAATTTTGTTACTCGGCTCGGGTGAGCTTGGCAAAGAAGTAGCTATTGAGGCAATGCGCCTCGGTGCAGAAGTTATTGCCGTTGATCGTTACGAGAACGCACCCGCCATGCAAATTGCTCATCGCTCTTACACTATCAATATGCTTGATGGTGACGCATTGCGGGATGTAGTGAACAAAGAACAGCCTGACTTGATTGTTCCTGAGATTGAAGCAATTGCAACCGATACGCTGCTTGAGCTTGAAAAAGAGGGCGTAACCGTTGTTCCTACTGCGAAAGCAACATGGCTTACCATGAACCGTGAAGGTATTCGCAGGCTCGCTGCTGAAGAGCTTTCCGTACCGACATCTCCGTACCGTTTTGCTGATACAGAAGAAGAATACTGTGCAGCTGTAGAAGCTGTGGGCATGCCGTGTGTTGTTAAGCCGGTCATGAGTTCTTCTGGAAAAGGGCAGAGCACAGTCAAAACAGAAGCTGATATTGCATCCGCATGGAGATACTCACAGGAAGGCGGTCGCACTGGCGGCGGACGAGTTATTGTCGAAGGGTTTGTAGAATTTGATTATGAAATTACATTGCTGACAGCTCGCCACGTTGGCGGCACAAGTTTTTGCGAACCGATAGGGCACTATCAGGAGGACGGAGACTACAGAATGTCGTGGCAGCCGCAGCCTATGTCCGCCATCGCTTTGGAACGTGCACGGGATATCGCCCGCACTGTGACCGACGCGTTAGGTGGATTTGGTATTTTTGGTGTGGAGCTGTTCATCAAAGGTGATGACGTGATTTTCAGTGAAGTTTCACCACGCCCACATGATACCGGACTTGTGACTGTAATTTCTCAGAATTTGAGTGAATTTGCGCTTCATGCACGCGCTATTCTGGGGCTTCCTATTCCAGAGATTGTGCAGCGCGGCGCTGCTGCATCAAGTGTTGTACTGGCGGAAGGCAACGGCATCGGTGCTACATTCTCTGGCTTGGATGCAGCATTGAGTGAGCCGGAAACTCAACTGCTTCTTTTTGGTAAAGCAGAGGTGCAGGGGCGTCGTCGTCTCGGTGTAGCGCTGGCACTTGATGATGATATTGAAAAGGCAAAAGAGAAAGCGCAGCGTGCTTCTTCTGCGGTAACAATATCTTTTGAATAA
- a CDS encoding DUF1499 domain-containing protein — translation MKFLSIFGITSKSSNYTTTTLDKVMEVDTSDGVLSPCPVSPNCVCSKLPPDDSHYVEPLVPTASTLAIFPLLVDYVQQLPGAQLEEKASHYVRVSIRSMLMGLTYDLELFFAGSKIHVRSASRAGWYDFGVNRRRVENIRRYMEDELEG, via the coding sequence ATGAAATTTCTTTCTATTTTTGGCATCACGAGCAAAAGCAGCAACTACACAACCACTACGCTGGACAAAGTGATGGAAGTTGACACTTCCGACGGCGTTCTGTCGCCCTGCCCTGTTTCCCCCAATTGTGTTTGCAGTAAACTTCCACCTGATGACAGCCATTATGTAGAGCCACTTGTTCCCACTGCAAGCACGCTGGCTATCTTTCCTTTGCTTGTCGACTACGTTCAACAACTTCCCGGTGCACAGCTGGAAGAAAAAGCCAGCCATTATGTCCGAGTAAGCATCCGCTCCATGCTTATGGGGTTAACATACGACCTTGAACTCTTTTTTGCCGGAAGCAAAATTCACGTACGTTCTGCATCACGCGCAGGCTGGTACGACTTTGGTGTCAATCGGCGAAGAGTTGAAAACATTCGTCGCTATATGGAAGATGAACTTGAAGGGTGA
- a CDS encoding TIGR04282 family arsenosugar biosynthesis glycosyltransferase, whose product MTDTCILFFIKYPSLGNVKTRLAKVIGEDVATSLYRHFVQDMLKGFEKVESQLRICYAPCGTDDPEKEFKSWLGSQYTYREQQGEDLGERMKHAMQSAFDEGFQRVIIVGSDIPDFPPELITKAFLDLDMQDAAVGPSYDGGYYLIGFRKDTFIPEVFDDIPWSTRDVYRATIAKIMAADLELIRLPDWNDVDTIWDLNLLFRTNRNSSFRKSSTYAILREHSKLIREYDVDLPSHCRLDED is encoded by the coding sequence ATGACCGACACATGTATTCTTTTTTTCATTAAGTATCCGAGTCTCGGCAATGTAAAGACACGACTTGCCAAAGTTATTGGTGAAGATGTTGCTACCTCATTGTACCGTCATTTTGTACAGGATATGCTTAAAGGTTTCGAAAAGGTAGAGTCGCAGCTCCGCATCTGCTATGCGCCGTGCGGGACGGATGATCCTGAAAAAGAGTTTAAAAGCTGGCTCGGCTCTCAGTATACATATCGGGAGCAACAAGGCGAAGACCTTGGCGAGCGCATGAAGCATGCCATGCAGTCTGCATTTGACGAAGGCTTCCAGCGGGTAATCATCGTTGGCAGTGATATTCCAGACTTCCCGCCTGAGTTGATTACGAAGGCATTTTTAGATCTCGATATGCAGGACGCAGCCGTAGGACCTTCCTATGATGGCGGCTACTATTTGATTGGTTTCCGAAAAGATACATTTATTCCAGAAGTTTTTGACGACATCCCGTGGTCTACCCGTGATGTGTATAGAGCGACGATTGCTAAGATAATGGCAGCAGACCTTGAGCTGATTCGTCTGCCTGACTGGAATGATGTAGACACCATATGGGATTTGAACCTGCTGTTTAGAACTAATCGCAACAGTTCATTCCGAAAGTCATCTACCTATGCAATTTTACGGGAACATTCCAAGCTCATCCGTGAGTATGATGTGGATTTACCTTCCCATTGCCGACTTGATGAAGATTAG
- a CDS encoding universal stress protein — protein MNIYNILVAFDSSKPSFEAVEYTSRMIRSIPDVLVTLLFIERLPDKDLFETDASWRAECLELTTDYKRTLNKARELFVRNEIHEGSVNQEYIISCSSPFEDAKVCTTGESIAQDILAIQKEGNHGTVVVGHRGISKEEEFLFGSVSSDLLRQFSGCALWVVNSSEN, from the coding sequence ATGAACATCTACAATATTCTTGTGGCTTTTGATTCTTCCAAGCCTTCTTTTGAAGCTGTGGAATACACATCTAGAATGATTCGCTCCATTCCAGACGTGCTTGTGACACTGCTTTTTATTGAACGGCTTCCGGACAAAGACTTATTTGAAACAGATGCATCATGGCGCGCAGAATGTCTGGAGCTGACCACAGATTACAAGCGTACACTGAATAAAGCTCGCGAACTGTTTGTTCGAAACGAAATTCACGAAGGGTCAGTTAATCAGGAATACATAATCAGTTGCAGTTCGCCGTTTGAAGACGCCAAAGTCTGCACAACAGGTGAATCCATCGCGCAGGATATTCTTGCAATACAAAAAGAAGGGAACCACGGAACCGTTGTTGTCGGTCATCGCGGCATAAGCAAAGAAGAAGAATTTCTTTTTGGAAGTGTCTCCTCAGATTTACTCCGCCAATTCTCTGGCTGCGCACTCTGGGTAGTAAACTCTTCAGAAAATTAA
- a CDS encoding diguanylate cyclase: MEDFNVPFADIKILADVISYELANRLLSDSLSQRILYTFAKNKRGYGQVRLLDADGVEIVRINRNKGQLHVVPHDKLQSKIHRAYVQSSLRLRAGEVYVSPLDLNIENQKIEVPHVPVIRFGTPVINSYGERLGVVILNFYASQMLEHFRDIASDSLSNAMLLNDEGYWLASDNKEACWAFMFVNDDPSMKEQTFAKKYPVIWKLTEKGASGQVRNGDGLFTWTTVSPSFAVNSHADSTQRLAANVEVSPYQWIVMQHVSNEKLAAMENSIFRNCVWTWVVLSLITAITLWFTMHSIQQSQEHREELEVRAHHDWLTGLSNLPHLFSKLEQACKKAEMGDVRFFIMYIDLDDFKFVNDRYGHEAGNIVLRHVASVLRKKVRLTDTVARIGGDEYVILLEGLAERDKAAEIAFGILQAFETPVTLECGSKVYIKSSIGIAGWNKAVTGPDDLMKCADAAMYNSKHGGKNRVSVYPQLENELAV, from the coding sequence ATGGAAGACTTCAATGTGCCATTTGCCGATATTAAAATTTTAGCAGATGTCATTTCATATGAATTGGCTAACCGGTTGTTGAGCGACAGCCTTTCGCAACGTATTTTGTATACGTTTGCCAAGAATAAGCGTGGGTACGGACAAGTACGGCTTCTTGACGCTGACGGCGTTGAAATAGTTCGTATTAATAGAAATAAAGGACAGTTACATGTTGTTCCGCATGATAAATTGCAGTCCAAAATTCATCGTGCCTATGTGCAATCCTCATTACGGCTTCGCGCTGGCGAAGTCTATGTATCGCCACTTGATTTAAATATTGAGAATCAGAAAATTGAAGTGCCACATGTGCCGGTTATTCGGTTCGGGACTCCAGTTATCAACTCGTATGGTGAGCGCTTGGGAGTTGTCATTCTCAATTTTTATGCTTCCCAAATGTTGGAGCATTTTCGCGATATCGCTTCTGATTCATTGAGTAATGCAATGTTGCTTAACGATGAAGGATATTGGCTTGCGTCTGATAATAAAGAGGCATGCTGGGCATTCATGTTCGTAAACGATGATCCTTCAATGAAAGAACAAACCTTTGCTAAAAAATATCCCGTTATCTGGAAATTGACAGAAAAGGGGGCATCCGGTCAGGTTCGTAACGGGGATGGTTTGTTTACATGGACAACAGTATCTCCCTCTTTTGCCGTCAATTCTCATGCAGATAGTACCCAGCGGTTGGCTGCGAATGTAGAGGTTAGTCCCTATCAGTGGATAGTGATGCAGCATGTGAGTAATGAAAAGCTGGCTGCAATGGAAAACTCTATTTTTCGTAACTGTGTCTGGACTTGGGTTGTGTTATCTTTGATAACAGCCATAACATTGTGGTTTACCATGCATTCCATACAGCAAAGCCAAGAGCATAGGGAAGAGTTGGAGGTGCGAGCACATCATGATTGGCTAACGGGACTTTCGAATTTACCACACTTGTTTTCCAAGCTTGAACAAGCGTGTAAGAAAGCCGAAATGGGTGATGTCCGTTTCTTCATAATGTATATTGATTTAGATGATTTTAAATTCGTGAATGACAGGTATGGCCACGAAGCCGGTAACATTGTGCTACGACATGTTGCATCGGTGTTACGTAAAAAAGTTCGGCTGACGGATACTGTTGCTCGCATTGGCGGTGATGAGTATGTCATTTTGCTCGAAGGACTTGCTGAGCGTGACAAGGCGGCAGAAATAGCCTTCGGCATTTTACAGGCGTTTGAAACACCCGTTACGCTTGAATGCGGCAGCAAAGTGTACATAAAGTCAAGCATCGGCATTGCGGGATGGAATAAGGCTGTTACTGGGCCTGACGATTTAATGAAATGTGCTGACGCTGCCATGTACAATTCAAAACATGGTGGTAAGAATAGAGTTTCTGTGTATCCGCAACTAGAAAATGAACTTGCTGTCTAA
- a CDS encoding serine/threonine protein kinase yields the protein MDKSALDILSQYLPSFPRKHAGKIITDTTEFMSIDYGDVMFLDNKHYLVTKNLSERRFGLEDPKYWVKRCRELETGNQQIIKLEFYEKFDVTIGSIQSSCYRSPRKESRILQLINNDMRFMQGRTVLDTKGNCVRILDIIYGTELDVVLDRLQISHEEYFHTVFPDFFAKYIGAVKAIEHLHTNQEQHGDIRRDHLLVESETKSWRWIDFDYTFGLRENPYALDIFGLGSILLLLVGQREITAQQLAAANTQTTTSGNIEKEDMALAMPYRLANIQKKYPYIPDALNNVCMHFSAKNSVFYSSVTDFVTALLTCFHKLPVFTAARGRYPEV from the coding sequence ATGGATAAAAGCGCCTTGGACATTCTCTCTCAGTATCTGCCTTCATTTCCTCGTAAGCATGCAGGAAAAATTATTACAGATACCACTGAATTCATGTCTATTGATTATGGCGACGTCATGTTCCTTGATAACAAGCACTATCTAGTTACAAAAAATTTATCAGAACGAAGATTCGGACTGGAAGACCCGAAATACTGGGTCAAACGATGCAGGGAACTGGAAACAGGTAACCAGCAAATTATTAAACTAGAATTTTATGAAAAATTCGATGTCACCATCGGCTCCATTCAGTCCAGTTGCTATCGAAGCCCGCGCAAAGAATCGAGAATTTTACAGCTTATCAACAATGACATGCGATTTATGCAAGGGAGAACCGTATTAGATACAAAAGGGAATTGCGTCCGCATCCTCGATATCATCTACGGGACAGAGCTTGATGTGGTTCTCGACCGTCTTCAAATTTCGCACGAGGAATATTTTCATACAGTATTTCCGGATTTTTTTGCCAAGTACATTGGAGCAGTAAAAGCCATAGAACATCTTCATACCAATCAAGAACAGCATGGGGATATTCGACGCGATCACCTTCTTGTTGAATCAGAAACAAAAAGCTGGCGCTGGATAGATTTCGACTACACCTTCGGCTTGCGGGAAAACCCGTATGCTCTCGATATCTTCGGTCTGGGCAGTATATTACTGCTACTTGTAGGGCAACGTGAGATTACGGCTCAACAACTTGCCGCAGCAAACACTCAAACCACTACTTCCGGCAACATCGAAAAAGAAGATATGGCGCTTGCTATGCCGTACCGCCTAGCAAATATCCAAAAAAAATACCCATATATCCCTGATGCATTAAACAATGTCTGCATGCATTTTTCAGCTAAAAATAGTGTATTTTATTCATCAGTTACGGATTTTGTTACTGCACTGCTTACATGTTTTCACAAGCTCCCCGTATTTACGGCAGCCCGTGGGAGGTATCCTGAAGTATGA